Proteins co-encoded in one Aspergillus luchuensis IFO 4308 DNA, chromosome 6, nearly complete sequence genomic window:
- a CDS encoding ribonuclease H family protein (COG:S;~EggNog:ENOG410QDN7;~InterPro:IPR012337,IPR036397,IPR002156;~PFAM:PF00075;~TransMembrane:1 (o89-108i);~go_function: GO:0003676 - nucleic acid binding [Evidence IEA];~go_function: GO:0004523 - RNA-DNA hybrid ribonuclease activity [Evidence IEA]) encodes MNLTRLQALERIDPRPLAPWRAQSFTDIEIEPDREKAQTNALARAATPNITVFSDASGKENQLGAAAVALDHNQRIVGSRQVSIGSMEFWSVYAAELMAIYYAIGLVFQLAQKNQRSRATDAEPATILSDSMSALQVIKNSWNKSGQRIIQAIHQSAGELRARGIPLRLQWVPGHCGNPGNEAADRLAKATVGGEKRHPFRHLLSREKRYIRRNISDEWHQEWRASRNGGHLRRIDRALPANRTRRLYGSLPRNRAYLLTQLRTGHSWLATHGKQRGLRDDEKCECGATETVVHVLIDCPRLSGLRQALRRKIGGAFNNISDMLGGAGQGREGRFQDGPQDSSVLGAVLDFAEASQRFRSRAPRGRQNTTPGTGHHRP; translated from the coding sequence ATGAACCTCACGCGGctgcaagccctggaaagaattgacCCCAGACCACTAGCACCTTGGCGAGCCCAATCTTTCACCGATATTGAAATTGAGCCGGATCGGGAGAAAGCACAGACCAATGCTCTAGCAAGAGCGGCCACACCCAACATTACAGTCTTTTCGGATGCCTCGGGCAAAGAGAATCAGCTAGGAGCCGCGGCGGTGGCTctcgaccacaaccagcgGATCGTAGGGTCTCgacaagtcagcattggttCGATGGAGTTCTGGTCCGTCTACGCAGCTGAGCTAATGGCGATCTACTACGCGATCGGGCTGGTTTTTCAGCTCgcgcagaagaaccagagatccagagcaacaGACGCAGAACCAGCGACAATCCTTAGTGACAGCATGTCGGCCCTGCAGGTTATCAAAAACTCCTGGAACAAATCAGGCCAGCGTATCATTCAGGCGATTCACCAGTCGGCCGGGGAGCTCAGGGCGCGAGGGATCCCACTGCGACTACAATGGGTTCCGGGTCACTGCGGCAACCCTGGAAACGAAGCAGCAGACCGCctagccaaagccacggtAGGGGGTGAAAAGAGACACCCCTTTAGACATCTTCTGTCACGAGAGAAAAGGTACATCCGCAGGAATATTAGCGACGAATGGCACCAAGAATGGAGGGCCTCTCGAAACGGAGGACATCTCCGCCGCATTGATCGGGCCCTACCGGCCAACCGGACCCGCCGGCTCTACGGCTCGCTCCCCCGAAACCGagcctacttactcacccAACTCCGGACCGGCCACTCATGGCTGGCGACACACGGAAAACAGCGCGGGCTCCGAGACGATGAgaaatgtgaatgtggggCAACGGAAACCGTGGTCCACGTGTTAATCGATTGCCCGCGGCTTAGTGGGCTACGCCAAGCCCTCCGACGGAAGATTGGAGGGGCATTCaacaatatttcagatatgctgggaggagcaggacaaggtagGGAGGGTAGGTTCCAAGATGGTCCGCAAGACAGTAGCGTCCTCGGGGCGGTcctggactttgcggaggcatcgcagagattccgaagtcgcgcgccacgagggcggcaaaacacaaccccaggcactggccaccacaggccttga